One genomic window of Solanum stenotomum isolate F172 chromosome 9, ASM1918654v1, whole genome shotgun sequence includes the following:
- the LOC125876009 gene encoding PTI1-like tyrosine-protein kinase At3g15890 encodes MGSSFSCCGDEKVDEGQNNELVGENSWRIFTYKELYTATNGFSENYKLGEGGFGSVYWGKTSDGLQIAVKKLKSMNSKAEMEFAVEVEVLGRVRHKNLLGLRGYCAGNEQRLIVYDYMPNLSLLSHLHGHLSREVQLDWKKRMKIAIGSAEGLLYLHHEVSPHIIHRDIKASNVLLDSNFEPLVADFGFAKLIPEGVSHMTTRVKGTLGYLAPEYAMWGKVSESCDVYSFGILLLELITGRKPIEKLPNGVKRTITEWMEPMIAKEKFKDLVDPKLKGNFDEIQLKQSIRVAALCVQSEPDKRPTMKEVVCILKGQEVNNVVKANHENLRIQSVKYRDDLLALDQTSDQEDNESSSDQGNESSVYGVFGAMEMKKMQDPYKRFGEK; translated from the exons ATGGGATCATCTTTCAGTTGCTGTGGTGATGAAAAAGTTGATGAAGG GCAGAACAATGAACTGGTTGGTGAAAATTCTTGGAGAATATTCACATACAAGGAGTTATATACAGCAACAAATGGTTTCAGTGAAAATTACAAGCTTGGAGAAGGTGGATTTGGAAGTGTCTATTGGGGTAAAACCTCTGATGGTCTTCAG ATTGCAGTAAAGAAACTAAAGTCAATGAATTCAAAAGCAGAAATGGAATTTGCTGtggaagttgaagttcttgGAAGAGTTAGGCACAAGAATTTGTTAGGCCTAAGAGGTTATTGTGCTGGAAATGAACAAAGACTTATTGTGTATGATTACATGCCAAATTTGAGTTTACTCTCACATTTACATGGTCATTTATCAAGAGAAGTTCAATTGGATtggaaaaaaagaatgaaaattgcTATTGGCTCTGCTGAAGGCCTCTT GTATTTGCATCATGAGGTTTCACCCCATATAATTCACAGAGACATCAAAGCTAGCAATGTGCTACTTGACTCAAATTTTGAGCCACTTGTTGctgattttggctttgcaaaaTTAATCCCAGAAGGTGTTAGCCACATGACGACACGTGTCAAAGGGACATTGGGTTATTTAGCACCAGAATATGCTATGTGGGGTAAAGTCTCTGAAAGTTGTGATGTCTATAGTTTTGGAATTCTTCTACTTGAACTAATTACTGGTAGAAAACCAATTGAAAAACTTCCAAATGGTGTTAAAAGGACAATAACAGAGTGGATGGAACCAATGATAGCCAAAGAAAAATTTAAGGATCTTGTTGATCCTAAGTTAAAGGGGAATTTTGACGAAATTCAATTGAAACAATCGATTCGTGTAGCTGCATTGTGTGTTCAGAGTGAGCCTGATAAACGTCCAACGATGAAAGAAGTTGTGTGTATTTTGAAAGGGCAAGAAGTGAATAATGTTGTGAAGGCAAATCATGAGAATTTGAGGATTCAAAGTGTTAAGTATAGAGATGATTTATTGGCTTTGGATCAAACTAGTGATCAAGAAGATAATGAAAGTAGTAGTGATCAAGGGAATGAAAGTAGTGTTTATGGTGTATTTGGTGCTATGGAAATGAAAAAGATGCAAGATCCTTACAAGCGTTTTGGAGAGAAATAA